TCTCTCTGTTCAGATGTCAAAGGAATGGGAGACAGTTGTTTGTGGACAGACTAAAGACCAGCTCATAATGACAGAGAAAGCTAGACGCTATCTTCGTTCGCTAAAATCCCACGCACCAAACCGGGCTTTGATTCTGTCGTAAGATGTCTCCACTTTACAAGATGTTACACTTATAGGGACTAATGTTGTTAGTCCCTGGCTCTTTTGCCATTGTAATGTTGAAGGAAAACAACAGGTCATGTCTACAGTTTGTTTAGTACAGTTTGTTTGAGCAAGTAATTAGCAATCAAAAACTTTTCAGTGTGTAGCTCTATAAATCTGAGAGAATGGCGCTTTTAGATATAGTCCCAATACAGTAATTTTGTGTAATGCTTGAAGCGTAAATCACATGTCATTGTATTGTAATGTTTGAAAAGATCAATGaatgtaaaattgaaaaattaCACCTATATACTTGTGCCATTGCTGAAAAGACATGGTTTTACATTGCATAATGTGTCTAATTTAACAgtcttttaaaattgtaataagTACAGATCCTCAGGTTGAATGTCCATATCTAAATGTCACATGTGTTGTAATATACTCTAGTTTTGATTGTGGGGTAAATTCAGGCAGGTTGATCCATTTAGGGATGAATGTCAGCTGTACATTGATCTGTGTAGCACTTGTATACATTGATAATATACAACTCAATACAAATGTATAGAGAGTAAATTTAAACTTTGCTGAAATTGTAATCATCAATTACCCATTAAGATGATGTGCAATGTAAAACAGTAATAAATACAACAGGGAAAAGTTTTCTTTATGCAATATTCATGTATGTGACATGTAATGGGGACATGGAGGTTATAACATTTGATGCCAATTGTATAATGCACTTTGGCACTGTCaatatttagtgttttactTATCATGTAACAATTTAAGAGACTTAATAAATTGCCAATAATATGTACAATACACAGTTCCCTCTTGAGAACGCAGCTACAGCACAACATGATACATGATATCTAAGGTATTCTGTAATATTACATTTGAGGAGATGTTTTCTATGTTCATGTAAAGCACTGTCCTGTTtactttctaaataaaattatgtgATCCGCTTGATTATCCATTTGTTTGCCATTATAGTATTGGCAAAcaagtcaaatgaaaaaaaaatcctatgtAGAAGATTGTACTTTCTTTCCCACCTGTGCTCTACTATACAAAAGCAAGACCAGTTTATTTGCTAAGATTACAAAGTTCAGGACCTTGGGttcaatttatttcaaatgctTTAAGCGTTGTAGAAATCCTGTTTAGTTAGGATAAAAACACTATCGAGactaattatattaaatataataattaacatGGCTGGGTAATCATTATCAATGTTTGAGTGACGTGTacgtgtagaaaaaaaaagtcttttactttaaaatacataaCCGGATGTTATACCTCTTACGAGAGCTCGTTCTCAAAGACACCGGAAGGAATCGTCGGTTTGGTGACGCTGCATTAGACTGTATGACATGGACCGGTCTAGTAAGTAATTCGTTAGTTAAACTTGAATATTAGgttatatatgtttgtgttttgtttttattatgatgTGTAATCCATTAATGAACTGTCCGTCTTATCATTTGTGAAACAAACCGCCTGGTGCATGTTGTGTGCTGCTTCCTACTGTCGTTAGCTTGTCTTTTAGCCAAACCTGCAGTGGACGAACGAGCGTTATATTAATGAATGAAGAATTTTTACAATATGTACGTTTTTTTGTGTTCTAGTGTATAATTAAAGATTTCGACCGCCCGGTAGATTTAAATTTGTTACCACTGTTTCTGCAGGGGTATTCGGGTTTTTAGTCGTAAGCTTGGCTCTCGCTGCAGCTCAGGCGCTGACACCAGCGCACCACCTCTCCCTGTCGGATGTGGCCCGGTTGCAGAACCTCCTGAGCCAGCCATTCAGGGACCTGGAGTCCGCATACTACTCTGTTGTTGGCTTGACCAAGCTTGGAGCGAACGTTCCTGATCACAAGGTAAAACAGTTAGTCCATTTGTGAACATTTATTCTGGCATAGAGGACCAGAACCATGAATGACTCAAAAattctttgcattttctttgtctttatttacagGAAGTATGCACATTTCTCAAATCCCAGCTTGATCCCACCAGTGTAGACTCTCTCTTTTTTGCTGCTGAGACCAGTCAGGCCATTTCAGGATGTGAGGTATGAAAATTGTTCTTGCCTTGGCCCTAGTTACTGTTTTACTGACAGTTTTTATACTTAAAACATTGCGGTAGATAAATGTTGGTGAACAGTGCGGTGGAGCTgtggacaattaaaaaaaaataaataaataagtgttaCAAATATTTATCTTAAATCCAGATAATTGCTTCATTGTCAACATATTAGAGAAATCCTACACATCCTTGCAATTATTTGTTTAACTTCAATGTGAGTCTCAAAGTACCAAAGCATACCAAGTACCATACCAACTTAATCAATCTGTAGATCCCTGTGTCCAATGAAACCCGTGACATCCTTCTGGCAGCAGTTAGTGAAGACTCAACCATGACTCAGATTTATCGGGCTGTGAGTGCACTGAGCTCTTTGGGGCTACCTCTGGCATCACAGGAAGTTGTAGTTGCCCTTACAGCTCGCATCAACAAGGAGGACAATGTTGTGGCGTAAGTGTGCACTGATTCGGGAGGGCATGCacaatttgtttatgttttggaGTTTTTAACTTACAACTAACCTGTGTTCCCTGTACACAGCATCACTTTAGCCTTGCAAACAGCAGCACGTCTGTCCAAGCAGGCAGAACTTGGAGGGATATTGGAAGAAATTGAGGTGAGTTattaaaccaccaggtggtgctGTGTGACTGTTCTTTTTcgcaaacacatacattttgaaacagaaataggttttaatgatttttaccTTTCAGGATCTGACAGCACGCTTGGATGATCTTGGAGGTATTTACCTCCAGTTTGAAGAGGGACTTGAGGCAACTGCCCTGTTTGTGACTGCTGCTTATTCTTTATCAGATCATGTGGAAATGGAACCCCCCCTCAAggaggtttgttttgttttttgtttttggttttttttttgcttagttaaaAGAATATCTCTACATGTGTCTTATTCTCTTAAACTGATAAAAGAGATGTGCTTTTCACAGGACCAGGTCATCCAGCTGGTGAACTCTATCTTCAGCAAGAAGTCTTGGGACTCTCTGGCTGAGGCCTTCAGTGTGgcaaatgctgctgctgctctctcaAACAACCGCTTCCATGTGCCGGTCATTGTCAGTGCTCAGGGCCCAGCCACAGTGTCTCACAGCCAACCAACTCTACAGGTGcacagttgtttgaatcttAGCAGAGCTTCAGTCCTCTGCATGGCTTCTAATCATTAAATTGCGATGTTGTTTCTGGTTTACAGCTGCTTGTTACTGATGTCATGTCTCAACCTCTGGACTCAGCCAATGTGCTAGTGGATTCTGCATACGCCATGGCATCCAAGAGCAACATCCTCAGCCAGGCACCTTTCACACTTAATGAGTATGTATTGTTTGAGAGATAAGTGAAAGCTTTACATTTGTTATCTGGGTTacccactactactactactactactactactactactattgtactgaattattattaaactgCTGATATGAATGAAAGAATATCTGAGAGAATAGGACTTCTCTGAAGCTACAGTATCACTAAGGCCACTGTGCAACAGTGAAGCATCTTCTCTCACAGTCTTTGAGTGCTAACAGACACTAGATAGAGAGATACCCTAACTAataaagtccttttttttttttttgtgacaaaaccatttttgacatttaaccAATAAATGCAGTGACAGAACTGGCTAAACTTGATAAGCTGCTGCTCAATGTTTTCCACAGTAATTTACTAATGGGAAACAAGCCTTTCATTGTATAGTAACGGCTGTTCCATCTAAATCTTAAATCTTGTTGCATGCACTTCAGGCCCGACCTtgatgttatttgtttttttattatacaatatCTTTCATATAAGCATATGTCTGTGGTAAGTGTTTGAAATATTGCGCCTTGCCTAGTGTGTCTGAGACTATGATCCCTTCGTTAACAGCCAGGTGAAATGTGTATCCAGTGCAGCATAGCACAGAAATGTCCTTATCATAGACATTTCTCTTCCATTAGTCACAAATAAATAGCCGCTCCCTGAAAAATCCTAAACAAATCTTATAGAACATTCTTTAAATGAGAGATTACGTCTTTTCTTGTCAAAAGTGGACCTCTCTCTTTGTGAATGGGTTTTACCTTTTAATATATGTGATGTTTCTTTTGTAGAGCTGCCACATTTTAGTATAAATGTATACGAcgaaagttttttcttttctttgtttagtgGTGTCTTTGAACTGAACTTCATGTCCGTCCAGCCAGCCAGTGGATACTACCAGTTTACTGTTGCAGTGACGGGGGATAGCCGACTGGTTGGCAATCATGTTGAGGTGAGGTGGTGTTCAGTGTAACGGGAATGGATCGTGTTTAATCAAATTATGAACCATTAGTTTATTGTTTAGAAATCTTTTTAGGCATGTTACTATGCATTCTGTCATAAAAAGTGTTTCTGGCATGAATTAACTTTTTGTATGCTAGCGTCATGCCTTTACATATGTAACGTTCTGAGTTTCTTCACCTGTAGCTCAAAGTGAAAGTGTCCACTGAGGTGGCTGTTACTAACATGGACCTCTCTGTGGTGGATAAGGACCAGAGCATTGGCACAAAGACCACCAGGTTGGGAAAGAAGTCTGATATGTGAGGCACTTTATTTGCTGACTGCATGGCTGTGAAATActaaatctttttatttctttaaatggcCCAGAGTGGAGTATCCTTCCAAAGCAAAGAGCCCCTTTACCGCAGACAGCCACCAAAACTTTGCCATGTCCTTCCTGCTGGCTGATGTCAACACTGGAGTGGAGCTCACCCCTCACCAGGTATGTAATAAACACATGTCAGCAAGAAATGGCtagaaacatttcttctgtttattGCTGAGCTCTAAGGGTGAGCTCTCAGGTTTGTTTCAgctgaaaaaacatattttcttattCCCAGACCTTTGTTCGGCTGCACAATCAGAAAACTGGCCAAGAGGTTGTATTTGTGGCTGAACCTGATAGCAAGAACCTGTACAAATTTGAGCTGGACACAGCTGAGCGGAAGTCCGAGTTTGACTCCATCTCAGGAACCTACTCCCTTTACCTAATTGTTGGGGATGCTACCTTGGAGAATCCCATCTTGTGGAATGTGGTGAGTGGCAGCATCAGTACTGATTTTGAGGAATTATTGGTAATATAACATGTGCTCAGCAAGTTGAACTCTAGTGTGCTGTTGTAATCTGTTGAAAGGCGGATGTTGTGCTAAAGTTTGTGGATGAGGAGGCCCCAGCTACCATTCAGTCCAAGACTCTTTATGTACCCAAGCCAGAGATCAAGGTAATACTACTTATTTATATCTAAATTACAGCATCGTAATGGAATATCAAACAGCATGCTGTAGATGCTGTAGTCCATATGTTTAAATGCTCCTTATGTCTGTGCAGCACTTATTCAGGGAGCCGGAGAAGAAGCCTCCTACTGTGGTCTCCAACACCTTCACTGCACTTGTCCTTTCTCCCTTCCTGCTTCTGCTCATTCTGGTAATACTGCAAagtttttgctttaaacatttgtattatttaaaggcACATCTGACAACAGACCTACTTCCATTATTAATGAAAACCTTGTTTTAATAGAGCGTGCAGCTTTGTCGCTGTTGTACACTCAGTGGttacgtttttttgttttttcagaaaagCTCTTCAATATTAAGCGTTGGTACACAGCGAATCAGGCTCCAGTAGAGCAGGAACATAAtgcttgttttaatttgaaaacacaaaagctatggtgtatttttttcccccgcCATTTGCAGTGCTGAGTAATAGTTATTGTTACAGTAGATCAGTGCATTGTGTGTTCAGTGGTAAACAATATTTCAGGCCTTTTGTTTGCGGCTCTTGCATGGGATGAAAATCACATTGTCTTTTGTTACCCCTCTCCTCTGTAGTGGTTGAAGCTCGGAGCCAACATCTCCAACTTCAGCTTCTCTCCCAGCACCATCCTCTTTCACATGGGACACGCAGGTATGTCCTtaactttgaaataaaatgttcatcatACACCATTGTTTTTGGCCTCCttatgtgctgctgttgaagaGAACGGAATTGCTGTGATGACTATGGGTACCACGGTGCACAGGTGAAACCACAGATGAAGTCTGGCTGTGTTCCTCAAGCCCAATTAGGGTTTCACTGACATACTTCTGCAATGTAGGTCTTTGTTAGAGGACTAAAAATActaagagatttaaaaaaaaaaaaaaaaaaggtcggGGTGCATTCTTCTGCTAGTACATTTAGGTAAATTCAGTTTTGAGTTATTTGTCCTTTTAACTGTATATTTCAattttttgctattttgcttcacttcacttcagaGGCAagtgtacttttactccactacatgtATTTGATTAGTATAGTTACTACTTTTCagaattatattaataatacatgAATACAGTGTAATCCCCAGTATTAATTTTTCTGAATGAAGATAACTTTTggtactttaaatgttttttgacagTTGTGTTTATTATCAGGCAGCTATTTTGTTTGGGTGTTGATGTTCTCTGTTGTCTTATTTCAGCCTTGCTCGGCCTTATGTACGTCTACTGGACACACCTGAACATGTTCCAGACCCTGAAGTACCTGGCGATTATTGGAGGTGTAACTTTCCTTGCTGGAAATCGCATGCTGGCCCAGAAAGCCGTGAAGAGGTACGTCTCCCCATGATGCACAGCATAAATGGTTCCTAGAGAGTCATTAATCCAAGAGAGAAAGCCTGGCCTCTTTGAGATGATGAGGACTCGGATGCTTTGAGGCCTCTTGGTAGTCCTTAGCCCTCAACCTTCTATATCAGTGACTCCTCATGCTGGTCCCCAGAGGCTGATTTCCATGCCAGGCACTCTGCAAAAGAGCAGAGCTCATGCTTACGAGCAAAGAAGTGTGGGAGAAAGCTCTGCAAGAGTTTGATCTGAATGGGCTATTTCTTCAAACCATCAATATGTACAGCCCTCCAAAGGCCAGACTGAGCAATTTGTAGCCTGTGTCACTGACTCAAAACGTCACGCTGTAATTGTTCAGTTCTTGGTCTTACAAGGAGGAGTTTAACCCTTTCAAACAGTAGAATATTTCGGCTACTGATtcatcaaatgtaatttttatttacacttagGGCTTTTTAGTCCTTCTTTCCTGACTGTCTCCGCCTCCCTTTAACCCCTCTATGCACCCTCCACTTTCTCTTTACTCCTTTTTCAGGATTGCCGCAGAACAAAGTAGTAGGTTGGCAAAGTATAGGAGCCTACGATAAACCCCCGTTTGTAAAAAATGAGTTGGTCGTGCTTCCAGGCTAAAGTAAGGGCATTCTTATAGACTGCATCCACAGTGCATCTCCATATTTGGCTGGCATCGTGCATGGCTGTGTGGCGCTCACTCATACCAGCTCCTTGGTGTTCACATGTACTTGCCACCCTCCCCCCGTTTTGCCTCTTCACTCATCCCACCATTATCATCGCCAGTACTTCTGCAACCCCTCCATTGTGCCCTAACACTCGTGATTCTGGTTTGAGTGATGTCCATTGTCTTAAACGTGAATATTTTGTCATAAGAGTTTTTGTGGTCTCGCCGGATGACATTGTTTATTGTGGACGGGTGCAAATTAAAATgcatgataaatatttaaatgacttACAAAAAGCCAGGAAGgtttttcaatcattttaagtttgtaatgattgttttttatttttgtttcttctctctctcctgcagaCTTGAGAAAAAATAACAGCGAGAAAAGTTAAAGaagacacagtttttttttttctttttttttccaacgaGTCATTCATCCAAATCAGACTTTTTAAAACTGGCATTGCAGTTCAAGGATCCAGTCAACAGTTTAAACATGGAAGTTTTCCATGTTGTTGAAAAACTTGTCTGATGTCCATGTTACCAAATGGAAGAAATTGAGACGTCACTGCATCTGTGAGGATAAATGGTCAATGACCGATTTCCCCAATTGAGGGCAGTAAAGCTACTGATGACTGCACTTCATCTTCTTGTAagatttcttttcttgttcAACATGCCCGTGACTTCTATGTGAGCCAGGATTTTTATTTAGGGTTACTTTCTGAATTTGgggtatttgtattttatttttttgtacattccTCTTTGTTGTGCTCAGTGCTCATTTCACCTTATAACAGAAGTCAACATGTTTCAGCTGATTAAACCACTgtcagaaaaactaaaacttatTACTAATTGTGCCGATGTGTCTGACTGATGCATCACATATCTTGGAGGAGCTATATAGGAGGAGTTTATTTCCCCCTGAAAAATttcttaataataaaatgtgggcAGTTTGAAGacacaatgttttttgtaatgaagaagaggaaataaagaaattgaGGTGAATCagtgtatgttttgtgtgtgtgtgtgtgtgtttgtattttctgtaagATTGAC
This genomic interval from Channa argus isolate prfri chromosome 5, Channa argus male v1.0, whole genome shotgun sequence contains the following:
- the rpn2 gene encoding dolichyl-diphosphooligosaccharide--protein glycosyltransferase subunit 2, whose translation is MDRSRVFGFLVVSLALAAAQALTPAHHLSLSDVARLQNLLSQPFRDLESAYYSVVGLTKLGANVPDHKEVCTFLKSQLDPTSVDSLFFAAETSQAISGCEIPVSNETRDILLAAVSEDSTMTQIYRAVSALSSLGLPLASQEVVVALTARINKEDNVVAITLALQTAARLSKQAELGGILEEIEDLTARLDDLGGIYLQFEEGLEATALFVTAAYSLSDHVEMEPPLKEDQVIQLVNSIFSKKSWDSLAEAFSVANAAAALSNNRFHVPVIVSAQGPATVSHSQPTLQLLVTDVMSQPLDSANVLVDSAYAMASKSNILSQAPFTLNDGVFELNFMSVQPASGYYQFTVAVTGDSRLVGNHVELKVKVSTEVAVTNMDLSVVDKDQSIGTKTTRVEYPSKAKSPFTADSHQNFAMSFLLADVNTGVELTPHQTFVRLHNQKTGQEVVFVAEPDSKNLYKFELDTAERKSEFDSISGTYSLYLIVGDATLENPILWNVADVVLKFVDEEAPATIQSKTLYVPKPEIKHLFREPEKKPPTVVSNTFTALVLSPFLLLLILWLKLGANISNFSFSPSTILFHMGHAALLGLMYVYWTHLNMFQTLKYLAIIGGVTFLAGNRMLAQKAVKRIAAEQSSRLAKYRSLR